The stretch of DNA GCTTGCGCCGATACATAGTCCACATGGCAGAGACGGGCGAGATAAAAGAAGCGATGATGGATAAGACCAATGAGATTTACGAGGAATTCCTGAAACTATTTAAAAAATACCCTGCCGATAAGGAAACAAACGAGCGACGCAAGGAACAGCTGGATAAATATATGATGGAATTCGTGGATGAGGTAACAGAACTGATAGCCGAGGGAGATTCAACCCGTGTTCATTGATTATCTCCCTTCGAAGAACAGAACCTCATCGGCATCTACCACCGTGGCTTCACCCAGCTCACAGCATTCGGAGCGGCGCACCCTTGCAGTTCCTTTCATCTCCAGCTGGAGGCGCGCCATCTGCACCTCGGCCTCCTCATAGAACTCCTCGGTTTTCTGGATCATCCTGTGCATTGAAACCTGTTTTTCGCGTATCTTTGCGATCACGCCGGCCGTTCCCGGCCTCACGTCCTCCTGGCTTGTCGATGTCAGGAAGATCACATCCCCTGCCTCCGTCTCGATCGCGGAAAGAAAATTATGGGGACTCCTGATCTCGATAGTTTTTACCTTATTATGTTCAAGCTCCCTTAAGACATAGGGGGATATTCCGCTCAGAACGATATATTTCATGGCATCACCCGTACATAGGGAACTCTTTCTTGGGGAGCGAAGGCGTTTCAGAGGTCTTGACCTGTTCAGCGAGTTTGGAAAGTTCAAGCTCTATTTGTTCTGCCTGGCTCAACAACTTTTCAGTATCGATAGATAAATCGAAAATTTTGTTAATAACTTTCAGGACCTCCACCGCCGCCCTTGGATCCGGGTTTGGTCCCGGGGTCTCTCCCAGCAGGCTCACGGCAGGAAGGTTTCGCAGGAAACATTCCGTCATTATGCTGCCAGAAATGCCTGAAATGGTGCCCACCTGGAATATTTCGGTCTTGTCCTTGATCTTTTCAAGCATCTCGGCGCTTGTTGCCCCGCCGAAAACCCGTCTCTCACCTGTCGTGGTGGCTATCCCGGCAATCGAAAGAATGCTTCTTGCCTTAATTGATTGCATCCAGTCGATAAGCGCTTTACTGATGTCATATGAAGCTGTGGGGTGTATGGGAATATCGGAGATCAGGACAACGATATTATTTTTTGCTGACTCGTATATCCGCACAGGCAGTGTGATGATCCCATTAAAAAGCACTGCAAGAGGCGGGAAGTACCTGGAATCGACAGAGCCAACGTATTTCATCTCAAGCTCTTCGATAATGTGCTGGCAGGTTATGTTCCCCACGAGACCGATTCCCGGAAAACCTGCAATGACCAATGGATTCTTTGATTTCAGAGGCTCATTTATGATTTTAACGAATTGCTGTTCTGCCGGGTCCAATGCCATTATTCCACCTGGTTACTAATTAGGGTTGGGATTAATAAAAGCATCGATGTGAACTTGACTTTTATAATTATTCTCCTTTATTCCACGATTATTCCCGCATATCCTACGACAGCGGATGCATCCCCTGTTGTATCGCCGCTGGTACTGTATTTTAGCAACGTGGCTTTCTTCGCCCCCAGGTTCTTTGTAGCAGCAAGCATTGCTGCGATCGGACCATATCCGCAAACAGTGGCATTGCGTTCGAACAGTCTTCCGTAAAAACCCGGTATGTCCAGGTTCAGAATGGATTCGATAAAATATCTGTCGTTTTCCCGGGCTATTTTATCGGGTCTATAGTGCGTGAAGTCGCTTGACGCAATTATCACGACTTTCCCGGCGACGTTGCGTATCGCTTCAGCAAGTTCCATGCCTACATCAAGCGCAGTCTCCTCATCCTGCATTCCCATGCAGATGGGGACTATCTTGAAATCGGAGAACCGGTATTGAAGGAAAGGTAGCTGTACTTCGATCGAATGCTCATGCCTGTGAGCAGTCTCATCGATGTCTATTATCTTTTTAGGAAGGGCCTTGATGAAATCTGCATCGGATTTTACTTCACCCAGGGGAGTGCTCCAGGTTTCACCCGAAACCGCTACAGGTGAGCCGTATCCTGTATGGTTTGGCCCCAGAAGGACAAAAGTATCGGCTTTCGGAAGCGCAGAATACACGTAGGCAGCCGTATTTCCCGAGTATATGTAACCCGCATGGGGTACAACTGCCCCGAGAACCGCTCTTTCAAGAGATGGTAATCCGGCAAAGCATCTGCTGAGGTTCCCATTCAAGTCGTTTTTACTGCCCGGATAGAACTGCCCGGAAACAGCCGGATTTCTCATACTTTTTTATAATTCAGCCTCGAAATCTGCCACCGTGTAATTCATCGTATCTCCTCTCTCTTCCAGCGTCTTTTTTGCAAGCAGCCAGTAGATCAGGGCCAGGGCTTTCCTTCCTTTATTGTTGGTCGGTATGACAAGTTCCACGTTGGATGTGGAGTTATTGGTGTCGCAAAGGGCTATGACCGGTATACCCACATTGACCGCTTCATTGACAGCCTGCATATCCCCGCTCGGGTCTGTGACTATGAGAATATCTGGCTCTATGTATATATGTAGTTTCGGGTTTGTCAAACTTCCAGGAATAAACCTTCCTGTGATGACTTTTGTGCCAACCGCCTTCGCGAACATTTCCGACGGATAGTGGCCATATTGCCTGGCCGACACGATCAGTATTCTTTGCGGGTCGTATTTTGCAAGCATTTTTGCAGCAAGCCTTATTCTCTGGTCTGTTGCCTGTATATCAAGCACATATAAACCATCCGTCCTCACGCGATACACAAAACGCATCATTTCTTTTGTCTTCTGCTGCGTGCCGATATGAATTCCTGCGGTGAGATACTCATCCTGGGGAATTATTGACTCATAACCCGTATCCTGTTTAACATCCTGTTTAAAATCGATAACGTCTTCCATTCTTTCCACCTTTAATCTGATGATTTCTGTTTCTTCTCTTCTTTCATTGTTCTTTTAACCGTAATCGGGATCACTCCCTTCTCCAGTTCCAGCATAGCAATATCTATAGGCTCTTTCCTGTCCACATCTATCAATACAGGAGCGCCCATGGAGATCTGAAGCGCCCGAGCGCCTATAATCCTGGCAAGCTCATAGCGTGTATACTTAACCTTAATCACCTAATCACCTCAAAACAAATCTGCTAAAGTTCAGTAAATGCAAGTTTATACTCATCCAATTTTTTTCTCAGAGTCCCTCTGAGAGTGGTTCATTGTTCTCTTCCATGCCATGTCCTGAGAAATGGGGTTGCTGAGATTTGAACTCAGGTCACGGCGTCCCGAACGCCATAGGATGGACCAGGCTACCCTACAACCCCTCCTCACTGGTACGGTGCAAGCAGGTCCACCAGCTCAACGTGAGTCAGCAGCATCCGCCTGCAGCAGTAGCGTTCGATTCCAAGGTCATCGAGTACTTTGCCTGGTTCTTCGGTCTGGATTCGCTTCTTGTACTCATCCCATACGCTTGATATGACTTTCCCGCATGTAAAGCATCGTACCGGTATCATGTCTCACCTGTATGATTTCTGTCTTCTCTTTCTGGCACCTCGACCGCCGAATTTCTTGGGCAGTTTATAGCGTGTATCGTTCACGAGCAAACTTCTATCATACTGAGCCAATGCATCTCTGAGCGCCGTATCATTGGTCCAGTCTACAAGACCTCTTGCGATGGCCGTGCGCACAGCGCCAGCCTGCCCGAAGATTCCGCCTCCGTGTACATTGACATCGATATCCACAGTCGGCATAACGCTCCCTGCAAATTCAAGAGGCTCTGACATCTTCAGCCTGACAAGTTCAGGCTCCACGATCTCAAGCGGCTTATTATTGATTCTTATCCGCCCTTTGCCTTCCCGCAGGGTTGCACGGGCTATTGCGGTTTTCCTTTTTCCTGATGAGTTGACGATTTTCATGTATAGCTCCTAAAATTTTGACCCTAATCTTCTGCTCAGGTCGCCAAGTACAGTGTAATTACTTGTGCTGAGGCGTGTTATGCTTGCATTTTCTATAGTGGTCGCCTGTTCTTTGGCGAGTTCTGGAGGTACTCCGATATAAACCCTCAGCCGGTTATATGCATCCCTTCCGGTCATTTTCGTGTGGGGGATCATCCCGCGTATTGTTCTTGCCACTATCTGTTCAGGTCTTCGCGGGAAACGCGGCCCGAATTCACGTGATCCGCGTGCGGCGTATTTTTTGTACCGCTCGAATGTAGTGTCCTTAATGCCTGAAATTATCGCTTTCTCCGCATTGATGATATTGATCTCTTCGCCGTTTAGCAATCGCTTGGCAACATTACTTGCCATTCTTCCCAGAATAAGATTTTTTGCGTCAATTACTACCATATTTTCACCCCATTATCTTTACTCTGGAACCTTCCGGGTTCTTTGCCATAAGCTCTTCGATGGTAAGACAGGACCCGCCTGCAGCCGTTATCTTGTTCCTTGCGCCCCCGCTGAAACCCAACGCTGCAACTGTTATCTGGTGATCCAGTTCTCCCGCTCCCAGGACTTTTCCGGGGACAAGTATGAGATCCTTTTCTTTCGTATACCTGTTGATCCTGCTGAGGTTGACTGCTCTCTGATTGCGTGTCGGGCCTTCAAGCCGCACAGCAATGTCGCGCCAGAGAGGTACTTCATTATCCCTGGACTGCTTTTTCAGGCCTGATATCAGGCCTAATAGTTGTATGTTCGTCTTGTAATTATTTTTCATTCTTTTCCTCCGTAAGACCTTTCCGGGTCCGACTCACGCAAACCGATATTTCGGTATTGGGGATATGCTAACATACCCTTGTTCAATTGAACCTTTTTTAGAGGTTTTGATGCGTTCGGATCGTTTCGATCCATACGCCACAGGCGGATGCCTGCTACGGTTTGTTTAGAATCATAAAAAGATGATTCAACCGCCTCCAGATAACTTTCATATTACATAAATGTAACGTACATAGAACAGGGTAAGGTAACTTCTTTATACATCAAGCTCACTTTAAAAATTATGCCTTTAAAACATGCCGGAAGCATGATCCGTGCGCTTGAGACTGACCCGGGCACAAAAGCATCCATGTTCAAATCCTTCGCGCGAAGGCTGGAACTCTTCGGAAATGATATTTATTTCTTCAACGAACCTTTCACCCCGGTCTCGCTGACCGGCACCCATTGCTCTCTTACATGCAGGCATTGCAACTCGTATTACC from Candidatus Methanoperedens sp. encodes:
- a CDS encoding DUF473 domain-containing protein, which codes for MKYIVLSGISPYVLRELEHNKVKTIEIRSPHNFLSAIETEAGDVIFLTSTSQEDVRPGTAGVIAKIREKQVSMHRMIQKTEEFYEEAEVQMARLQLEMKGTARVRRSECCELGEATVVDADEVLFFEGR
- a CDS encoding proteasome assembly chaperone family protein, encoding MALDPAEQQFVKIINEPLKSKNPLVIAGFPGIGLVGNITCQHIIEELEMKYVGSVDSRYFPPLAVLFNGIITLPVRIYESAKNNIVVLISDIPIHPTASYDISKALIDWMQSIKARSILSIAGIATTTGERRVFGGATSAEMLEKIKDKTEIFQVGTISGISGSIMTECFLRNLPAVSLLGETPGPNPDPRAAVEVLKVINKIFDLSIDTEKLLSQAEQIELELSKLAEQVKTSETPSLPKKEFPMYG
- a CDS encoding MEMO1 family protein, producing MRNPAVSGQFYPGSKNDLNGNLSRCFAGLPSLERAVLGAVVPHAGYIYSGNTAAYVYSALPKADTFVLLGPNHTGYGSPVAVSGETWSTPLGEVKSDADFIKALPKKIIDIDETAHRHEHSIEVQLPFLQYRFSDFKIVPICMGMQDEETALDVGMELAEAIRNVAGKVVIIASSDFTHYRPDKIARENDRYFIESILNLDIPGFYGRLFERNATVCGYGPIAAMLAATKNLGAKKATLLKYSTSGDTTGDASAVVGYAGIIVE
- the rpsB gene encoding 30S ribosomal protein S2; translation: MEDVIDFKQDVKQDTGYESIIPQDEYLTAGIHIGTQQKTKEMMRFVYRVRTDGLYVLDIQATDQRIRLAAKMLAKYDPQRILIVSARQYGHYPSEMFAKAVGTKVITGRFIPGSLTNPKLHIYIEPDILIVTDPSGDMQAVNEAVNVGIPVIALCDTNNSTSNVELVIPTNNKGRKALALIYWLLAKKTLEERGDTMNYTVADFEAEL
- a CDS encoding DNA-directed RNA polymerase subunit K; translated protein: MIKVKYTRYELARIIGARALQISMGAPVLIDVDRKEPIDIAMLELEKGVIPITVKRTMKEEKKQKSSD
- a CDS encoding DNA-directed RNA polymerase subunit N yields the protein MIPVRCFTCGKVISSVWDEYKKRIQTEEPGKVLDDLGIERYCCRRMLLTHVELVDLLAPYQ
- a CDS encoding 30S ribosomal protein S9; this translates as MKIVNSSGKRKTAIARATLREGKGRIRINNKPLEIVEPELVRLKMSEPLEFAGSVMPTVDIDVNVHGGGIFGQAGAVRTAIARGLVDWTNDTALRDALAQYDRSLLVNDTRYKLPKKFGGRGARKRRQKSYR
- a CDS encoding 50S ribosomal protein L13, with the protein product MVVIDAKNLILGRMASNVAKRLLNGEEINIINAEKAIISGIKDTTFERYKKYAARGSREFGPRFPRRPEQIVARTIRGMIPHTKMTGRDAYNRLRVYIGVPPELAKEQATTIENASITRLSTSNYTVLGDLSRRLGSKF
- a CDS encoding 50S ribosomal protein L18e, with translation MKNNYKTNIQLLGLISGLKKQSRDNEVPLWRDIAVRLEGPTRNQRAVNLSRINRYTKEKDLILVPGKVLGAGELDHQITVAALGFSGGARNKITAAGGSCLTIEELMAKNPEGSRVKIMG